The Loxodonta africana isolate mLoxAfr1 chromosome 1, mLoxAfr1.hap2, whole genome shotgun sequence genomic sequence CGTCCCATGGGTCAGGGGTCTTCTTGTCCTACCCCACATGTCATGTGCATGTCCCCTGGGCATGGGGGCTGCTTATCCTGCCCCACAATGCAGTGTGCACATACCACAGGGGTGGGGTCTGCTTGTCCTGCCCCACATGGCGATGTGCACGTCCTATCACCTAATCACCTAGGAAGTGACTGTGGGAGGGGCTTCAGAGCTCCCTTCCAACCTATTTTTCAGACAAGGAATCAGGTTTAGTCAGGTCAGACAGAGATGAGGAGCTGAGATGGGAATCTGAGCCCAGGTCTTGATTGCAAAGGCACTTCCCTACCCACCCCAGACCCTCCTTACAATAGGGCCTCACCACAGGGCTGCAGTTGTGGGGCCCCAACATCCAAGCAGTGAGAAGAGAATGTGAGAAGACAGAGGACAAATTAGGAGACCAAGATCTGAAGGGACTAAATGCAGCATGTGGGAAAGGGAATACTAGAACTGGAAAAGGATTTGAAGAACAGTTATGAAGCATTTACTTAGTTTGCACAGCTCTCATGTTATTTTGTTTCATCCTGACAACAACCTTGAGAGGTAggaattattgttttctttcacaGAGAGGAAAAACGAGGCCCAAACAGAGTTAATGACTTGTTTGGGGTCACGCAGTAACAGGGTGGCATCCCTGGATCCCAGTCCTGAACCCACTCCAGGGCTCTGCCACCGCACATCTCACCCGCAGGCTGTTGATGGTGCCACCACCGGATCGCAATAAAGGTCAGCTCCCCAGCTGAGCTAAGCCCCTTCCTAGCTACACACCAGGGTGATGGTCACACTCTCCTAAAGgagaagaatgctccttagcaggtTGTTTGCCGGTGGAGACGGGTGTCATCCTGCGTGTGCGTGTCTTCTGGCCGGTCCGTCAGTTCCTCAGTCTGCTTCTTCCCTCTACTGCCCTCTGCGGGACATAGGGAAGAAGTGCCCCCTCCCTGCTGTTCTCCAGGACCCCTTTCCCTGGCCCTACTTCCATCCTGTAGTGGCCCCCACCAGCTGCCCACAGAGCCCCCGGCTGAGTCATTCTCCTGGCCGTGATGTTCACTCTCTTGCCTAGGAGGTGCCGGACCCAGGGTCGTGAGTAGTGATGTCACTTCTGTCCCAGGTACTTGTTCCAGTCCTCGGGCTGGAGGGATACCGCTCTCCAGTGGAAGAATCCTATCCATACCCTCCAGTCTTCACTGCTGGACATGGGGCCAGTGGTTTGAGCAGTAGAGGTAGAGTCTGAGCCATGGGTCAGTGGCATAGGGGACAGATTCCTTGGCCATTGGACCCTAGGCCAGAGGTTAGTTGGGCTCCATTTCCCCTGCCCCAAACCAGGCCAGCCATAGAGGCTGTGGCGTTCTCTGAATTGTCTCTGCTGTGTCACGAGTAGGTCCTCCCTTGCCAGGGAAGAGTGAGCCCACAGAAGGGGAGGACATGCACCCCTTCTCTGAGCCATGGTCTCCCCAACACAGCCTGTGGGTTgaacccccacccccccccaacacacacagatCTGGGATCTCAGGTGCCCCTGGGTGTGGGCTCTGCTGGGGGCCTCAGTCCCCTCCAGGAGCTCAATCCTGGATCCCAGGTGTGGAAACTAAGAGTGAGCCCCAAATTCAGACTCTGCACCCCAGTCTGGGGAGAGGCTGGCCCTGCACCCAGGGGGTTCTCCCAGCCAGAGGCCTATCTAAGATATGGCACATGCCCTGGGTGCCACCAGGGGCgccaatgagcagtttctattggccatcacagtttccatccacagctgtgagagatcattcagcaatctaaaactaattgccatagatAACACCACTGCTCCCAGGAGGGGATGTGAGCAGATGGCGGCAGGGGGCAGGTGAGTTCCCAGGAGATAAGTGACAGCCAGGTCAGAGCACAGAGGACACACGGtcgggggtgggggagtgggtcTAGAGAGCTCTGGGATCTCTTGCTGCCGACCCTCTATGGACCCCTAGCGACTAGTCTGTTCCTCCCCCCAGGACATGGCCCAAGGGACATTGGCTGCCTTGGAGGCTCACGAGCCCAGTTTTCTTTCCCAAGTTCACAGGGTAGCTTGGGGGAGCTGAGGACACACTGGTCCCAGGTGGGAAGAGGGCAGCTCTAGCTACCCGCCCCTCCCTTCCCTTCGCTTGATACCAAGGGGTCCTCAGGCAGACAGGGCTCAGGCTTTGCCTGCAAAACGACCTCTTAGGGCTTCTCTGCCATCCAGCTAGGGCTGTGGTCTGTGGCTCTGAGCAGGATCCTCTCGGAGGCTTTCCCCAGAACTTCCTGCCTGGGCCTCTGCTCTGGGCCCCTCCCCAGCTTCCTGGTAGCCCAGGAAAACATTCAGGGCCCAGGAGAGTTCACCACGGAGTGGGTCAGGCTGCTGGCCCCTGGCATGGGCAGACAGCAGCCTGTGTTTTTAGGAAGGCCGATTTCAGCGTTACGTGCATCCTCATATCCCAGGCTTGCTCTGGTCCAAACAAGTCCCCATCTTCACTTCTTCTCTGGACTCCTGGGACCCCTCTGGGAGAAGTGCCCCTTCTGCACAGTTAGATGGTTTCAGACCAAGTCAGCTTTCACAGGGGCTCTGGTCTGGGCGTGTCCTTCTAGGGTCCAGCAGGACCACTGTACAAGCTGTAGCCTATGGGCCAGGGAGAGAGATAAAGAAGGGCTGTGCTCccggcccagccccagcccctggtCTGGCTCTGCCCTCTGGCTCCTGGCAGGCCATCCCCTTGGGACTATGCCgtgctgtcccttcctgccttccctcctcccttgCTGGGTGCCCTCGTGGTCCTCATGACTGGACACAGGCCGAGAGACACATTGCCTGGGGATTGGGTGTCACAGACACAGTGCAGGAAGGTGTCTTAGAAAGTATGTGAAGCCCCAGGGCCCTGCACTCTGGCTGGGAGGGGGGCTGTACTCACTGCCCGTGTGTCTCCTCTTCCAAAGCCCATAGAAGATGACCAACAGCACAGGCACGGGGAGGAGGGCCAGCACCACTGCAAGCACGGTGGGATCAGAGTCCTGGTGCCTGAGAAGATGGGGAGAATGGCAGGAAGTGAGCCTCAGTGTCCCCCGCCCTGATCCATGATGCCCAGGAGGAGCTGGGCAGGGGAGATTCTACCACAGACACCCTGATAGTGCTCCTCTCAAGAGAGATGGCCTCTGTTCTCTAAGAACCCAGCTGTCAGGGAAGCAAATGAGGATCTCAGAGCTCAGGGGAGGAAGTTAGTCAGAAATGACCCAGGAATAATTTCAGAGAGTCCTTGGGGGCAAAGGCCTTCTCCTGATAGTCCTCTGGCAAAAGGGAGCACCTCTCTACCTCAGCTCTTCCCCTCCACTATGCTCCCCAAATCTGCTCATGGGTGAGAAGAAGTATTCTAGAGACCCCCGTTTGTGGCTGAAGAGATCAAGGTCCTGCTGTCCTCACAGGGACTAAGGCTGCCTCTTCCCATCTCCAGCCTCTGTAGTAAAGGCTGTGCGTGCCCCACCCACGTCCCCTTGCCTGTATCACTTCAGCATACACTGGTCCCTGcacctccttttttgttttacctGAGGTCTTTCCCTTGTCCACAGAGCCCTCTTTGCCACCCACCTAGCAGGTAGCCCTCCTCTGATGACCAACAGGAGTTGGTGTATCAATACCCCAGCTCCCTTGCTCTTCCGGGGGAATATCTCTGAGGTAGTGTTCAACATTGGATCCTAGAGTTTCCCTGGTGGGATTAGGCTCATATTTCCCACAGTGGTGGCAGCTGGATTAAGTATTCTTTGTTGGCTGTCTCCCCTGCCCTGTCTCACTTCTCCACCCTCTTTCCAGTGTTCCCTTCTCCCACATGAGGGGCACGCACACGAATCCTTGTCTCAGGACCTATTGCTGAGAGAACCCAAATTAAAGCATCTCCTGTTTCCCACTGGGAATCCCTgattggtgcaaacagttagtgcactaggctgctaactgaaaggctggactttcaagtccacccaaaggcaccttggaagacatgcctggtgacttccaaaaaatcagctatagaaaatcctgtggagcacaattttactctgacacacatgcgatCACCATGAGTGAGAGTCAACTCGGTAACTTGTTTCTTTTCCACTTCCTGAGCCTGATCCTGGCTCTCTCTCCTCTCCATCCCCAGCCTCTTCATGCTGATCTCATCCCCTACCCTCATACCTACCACCATTCTATATGTTACGCTCTCCATCCCGCCTTCCCGTTTCCtacctctcaccctccctcccattCAGCAACTGGTCCCAGGTGAGTTCTTAGGGAGTGAAGGGCCAGGTCTGGTATAAGATTTGCCTCTTGAGGTCTGTTCAGGCACCAAGAGCTATTGCCATATCTGGGAAAATGTCACCCAGCCCCAGGCCACCAGGTACCTGATAGGGGGTAATTTGTTGAGAAGAGCTTTCCTGGTGTGGCATGTTCCCGTGGTGGGCAATCTGGTGCTTGGGGGCACAGACTTGGTGGAGATGGGCACTTGGCCTACAGAGGAAGTCTGGGCACTGCTGGGAGACTCAGTCACTGTCTGGGATCCCATGGTCGTCCTGCCCCCTGTGGTGGTGGGAGTGGTTCCAGTGAAGCTGTGGCCCACCATGGGGGTTGGTCCAATGGTCCCTGGGGCAGTGGAAGGCAAGATGCTGGCCACGGTCAGGAGTCCAGCTGTGAACAGGGTCATGCTTGTGTTGAACGGTGCATCAGAGCCAGAGGTGGGGGTCCGGCCCGTTGCCAAAACCATTCCACCCTTGAGGATGTTGGACAGATGCGTCAGAGGAGTGTTCCTCTCAGTTGTGGGAGCTGAGGAACCAGAAAGAAGGGAGCTTTAGACTGACTCAGGCCTTGGTGCTGGAAGCAGTTGTCCAGATGCTGGGATGGGGACCTGTCCCCTTCTCCCCTCCTTGACCTTAGGCATAGGATTCTTCTCTGCTGAGTGACCAGGTATGTGTTTGTCTAGAGGGTGATGCCAGGAAGAAGTAGGCACactaaagaaggaagaaaaccaaagaccagttgccatggagttgacgttgactcctggtgactccatgtgtatcagagtagaactgtgctccagagagttttcagtggctgatttttcacacgtaaacccccaggcctttcttttgatgcacctctggatggatttgaacctccaacctttcagttagcggttgAACGCATTAGCCATTtataccactcagagactccaaaAAAGGAAGAGACTTGCCCAATTTCTTTAGCCTGTCCTATCAGTTCACCTGCTCTCAGGAGACATCCCCTCACCATCCCCATCTCTCGCTTGTCACTTTCAAGATCCTCCTCATTCCTGTGGGTCAAAGAGGTTCCTATAACATGATGTTGAGCAGGGACTTTTCTAGCTGCTCCGTAACTGGTGACTAGGATCCAGAGGTGAAGACAAGGAGGCACCAAGGATCCCaaattccaaaaacaaaaaaaaacgctGTGATCAGTTAGAGTCAGACGCCTTCCTTGGGGATTACCAAGACACATCTGAACTGGTCCTGCTATCCTCAGCCATCAACCCAGCCCTTTACCATCCTGTTTCCTAAAAGAAGCCTGAAGTTTCGGGTGGTGGAAGAGGGAAGAACTGCAGGGGTTTTGAGTCATCGCAGCAAACacatggagtcagaatcaactccgtaACAacggttttgtgtgtgtgtggtggtggtgggaggggagggagccTTAGGGATGCTGCTTGACACTCCAGTCTCAGCTCCTATCACCCTCCCTCGCACTCAGTGTGGACCAGCCACACAGGCCTTCCTCATACACACCAAGCTCCTTCTCACTGCAGGACCTTTGAATCTACAGTTCTCCCCACCTGGAATGCTCTTCGAAGCACCCAGATTTTGATAGGGCTAGAGAACTCTCCTCATTCAGAATCTGCTTGAGGACATCGATTCAGGGAGGTTCTTTTCTGATCGGTGGTACTTCAGTTACCCCACGCCCCCCACCACTGAGTTACCCTCCAGTTCATCACAGTGTTTGTTTTGCCCACCGCTGTATCCTCAGAGCCTAGAATAGTGCCAGGTcatagtaccaaaccaaaaaaccaaacccagtgccgtggactcgattccgactcatagtgaccctataggacagagtagaactgtcccatagagcttccaaggagcgcctggcagattcaaactgctgaccgtttggttagctgctgtagcacttaacctctacgctaccagggtttccaggccatAGTAAGCATTCGATAAATATATGTTGAACAGacagtggaattaaaaaaaaaatcaaagagttcTGAGTTCGAATCCCGGCTCTGCCATCTGCTAGCTCTCTGACACTAAACAAGCttgctttcttcacttataaaattttGACAATAATACCCAAGAAGATCAAATCAGAGGGTGTCTGTAAAAGAACTCTGCAAACCCTCAGGTGCAACATGATTATTATTCATTATTCTTCTTATTAAGCCTGATGTTAGCAGAGTGCTTCTAAACGATGGCCACCCAGGGGCTGGAGGGACCCAGGGAAAGGAGGACGCCCCCAGCCATCCCAGGCCCACTCACCTGGAAACACTTCTAGTAGGATGCCCATCAAGGGGTAGAGGGTCCGGGAGCTGTTCCGCATGCACCAGTATCGGCCGGAGTCCTGGGGTCTGAGGGCCGCCATGGTGATGGTGACCACTTTGGCCTGGGCATCGTCTTGCAGCAGGTAGTGGGGCTCCTGTGCCCAGACCCGGGTGAACCCCGCCTCACACTTCTTCCTCCTGACCCTGCACCAAACCTTGCCCTCCAAGTGATTTTTGCGATTCTTGTAGGGGCACTGCACAGACAGCGTCTCTCCCTCCCAGTGCTGCACTTTGGTGTATGTATTCTCAGCCAGGGGACCTAGGGAGACATGCCTTGTTGAGCAAGGTCTGGTAAGAGAGGAGGAATGAGGCATCCTGAAACCGAAAACTGGTGGCGAAAGGCGAGAGCACTGATATTGCTCTGCTGTCGAAGAGTTCAGTCTGAGAGGGAGACACAACCCTCCCCTCAGGGAGCCCCAGTCTAGAGGAGACAcaaccctgccctcagggagccccaGTCTGAGGGGGAGACACaatcctgccctcagggagccccagtctgaggatgagacacagccctgccctcagggagccccaGTCTGAAGGGAGGCACAGCCTCGCCCTCAGGGAGCCCCAGCCTGAGGGAGAGACACAGCTCTGCCTTCAGggagccctgccctcagggagtccCAGTCAGTTGGAGGAGGCATAAGCCCTGCCTCCTGAGAGTTCCCAGACTAATGGGGGAGACAATATTCCTTCATTCTTGGGGAGTCCTGAACTGATGAAGGAGAAACAGGGCTTGACCTCAGAGACATCCCCCCAATCTGATGGTGGAGACACAGGCATAGCCCTCCCTCAGGGAGCCTCCAGTCTAAAGGAGGAAACGCAGTCCTTACACTCAGGGAGCCCATCAGACATAGCCCCTTCCCTCATGGGATTGTCTATTCTGATGGGAGAGTATTAAGCCTCGCTGTCAGGAATTCCCAGTCGTGTTAGAAAGACACAGGTACTGCCCTCAATGAGACATACGCACAGCAGAAGTCATTAAGTTACAACGTTTCAGAGCTCAAACAACTTAGGTGCTCTGAAAAGGTAAGACAACCCAATTATTTGAGAAAATGAAGACTGGTTATGTATATCACAAATAggttcactgttgttgttgttaggggccatcaagtcaatctcaactcatagtgactccatgtgacagagtagaactgcccacatagggttttataggctgtaatatttaaaaaaaaaaaaaaaaaattttttttttaatctttatagagtgaaccctggtggcacaatggttaaagcacttttctgctaaccaaaatgttggcagttcaagcctaccAGTGACTGTACATgagaaaagagctggcaatctgctcttgcaaagattacagctttggaaaccctatggggcagttctactctatcctataggctcactataggaattgacttgatggcaacgggattTTTTTAACGTttatggaattgactcaacgacgtacaacagcaacaatcttttcagaagcaggtctttctcctgcaaagtcaCTGGGTGAGTTACAACCACcaccctttgggttagcagccaagcacttaaccattgtaccaccagggctacgaGGTTCACAGTAGTGAGCTTTTAAATAGTAAGCTGCCTTAGTTCATTCGAAACCAGAAaactccaaacctgttgctacctcataggacaaaggagaactgccccatagggtttccaagcctataaactttcatggaagcagattgccgcttCTCTCttacatggagcagctggtgggttcaaacagctaaactttttggtcaacagctgagtgcttagtcactgtaccaccagggctcccttagatcATTCTAAGTGGTGTTTAATTTGAAATACCCTATTTACACAAAACCCATAGATTaagcatgcccaaagtacatatAAACTACCAATAGCACAAACCACAGGATTCCACAACTACCCACCGTTCATCTACCATGTGCTGCGCTCAGTGCGACAATGGTGACTGAGATATATTCTGTGCACCTCATAAACCACGCTCTAGTGGGAAGAAAGCAGAACTGGGGAGGGTGCCTCTGGGGACAAGGAGAGAGAAGGTAAGCTGTGGTGGGCTCGCTCCACCCCTCTGTCTCCCACAAGCTCAGCGCTTGCTCCCCTAATAGTCCATCCCCAAAGCATcctgcaaacaaaaaaaaaatgaagtttctCCCCAGTAGGGTAGAGTGGAAAGAGCATACAGTTTGAAGTCGGAATAAACATGGGTTGAAACAGTGATTCTATTACTTACTAGCTACATGAGCAGATCACTTAagatctctgagcctcagtttatctGTCAGTTGGGAATAATATTACCTCCCTCACGGTCTGGCTGTGAGAACTATGCACCAGGACAGTGCCTAGATCAGAGCAGGTGCTCAGCACGTGCTTCCTTTTCCCAAATAGAGGTTGCT encodes the following:
- the TREML2 gene encoding trem-like transcript 2 protein isoform X3, with protein sequence MAPTFLLLLLLWLPGGASGPLAENTYTKVQHWEGETLSVQCPYKNRKNHLEGKVWCRVRRKKCEAGFTRVWAQEPHYLLQDDAQAKVVTITMAALRPQDSGRYWCMRNSSRTLYPLMGILLEVFPAPTTERNTPLTHLSNILKGGMVLATGRTPTSGSDAPFNTSMTLFTAGLLTVASILPSTAPGTIGPTPMVGHSFTGTTPTTTGGRTTMGSQTVTESPSSAQTSSVGQVPISTKSVPPSTRLPTTGTCHTRKALLNKLPPIRHQDSDPTVLAVVLALLPVPVLLVIFYGLWKRRHTGSYSLYSGPAGP
- the TREML2 gene encoding trem-like transcript 2 protein isoform X2; translation: MNGPLAENTYTKVQHWEGETLSVQCPYKNRKNHLEGKVWCRVRRKKCEAGFTRVWAQEPHYLLQDDAQAKVVTITMAALRPQDSGRYWCMRNSSRTLYPLMGILLEVFPAPTTERNTPLTHLSNILKGGMVLATGRTPTSGSDAPFNTSMTLFTAGLLTVASILPSTAPGTIGPTPMVGHSFTGTTPTTTGGRTTMGSQTVTESPSSAQTSSVGQVPISTKSVPPSTRLPTTGTCHTRKALLNKLPPIRHQDSDPTVLAVVLALLPVPVLLVIFYGLWKRRHTGSYSLYSGPAGP
- the TREML2 gene encoding trem-like transcript 2 protein isoform X1, with the protein product MVDERPCSTRHVSLGPLAENTYTKVQHWEGETLSVQCPYKNRKNHLEGKVWCRVRRKKCEAGFTRVWAQEPHYLLQDDAQAKVVTITMAALRPQDSGRYWCMRNSSRTLYPLMGILLEVFPAPTTERNTPLTHLSNILKGGMVLATGRTPTSGSDAPFNTSMTLFTAGLLTVASILPSTAPGTIGPTPMVGHSFTGTTPTTTGGRTTMGSQTVTESPSSAQTSSVGQVPISTKSVPPSTRLPTTGTCHTRKALLNKLPPIRHQDSDPTVLAVVLALLPVPVLLVIFYGLWKRRHTGSYSLYSGPAGP